GCTTTTGCGCTCGTCAGCGAGCAGATGCAGCGGCATCTGGGAATCACCCCTTATCCGGTACAGTATCTGGGTGCCTTCGCCATGCATGAAGGTGCCATTGCCGAGATGCAGACAGGGGAAGGTAAAACCCTGACGGCGGCACTGGTACTCTGCCTGAATGCATTGCCCGAAGCCGGCATCCATATCGCAACCGCCAATGATTATCTGGCAGAACGCGATGCGGCATGGTTGAGCCCCGTGTATCACTCGCTGGGGATGACCGTCGGAGTGATCACTTCAGATTCTTCAAAGTCCGAGCGAAGGGATGCTTATGATTGTGATATCACTTATAGCACCGCGCGGGAATTCGGGTTTGATTACCTGCGGGACCTGTTGAGTATCCCCAACCATAAAATGTCGATCAACACACGCCGTCAGCAGTTATTCGGTCGGCAGCCTGACAAAACAGCAAAGTTGCTGGTCAATCCCCGCGCCCCCTATATGGTCATCATTGACGAAGCCGACAGTATTCTGATTGATGAAGCACGTACGCCCCTGATAATCGGTCAGCAGGACAGTGGGGATGAATCCCAGTTGAAAAGCGTGTGTCAATGGGGTGCTTCACACACAACCAGACTGACTGCAGACGAGCACTACATTGATCATGGCCCGCAACGCGGTATGGAACTGACAGAAGCAGGCCGACGCATTGTACGTGAGATGCTACTGGAGCAGGGGGCCCCCGCTTCCCTGGATACGGGAACCGCCTACCTCGCTTCCGAGCGGGCTTTACGTGTGCAAAACTACTTCCACAACGGACGCGAATATGTGGTCCACGAGGGAAAGGTGGCGATTGTTGATGAATTCACCGGTCGCATCGCAGAAGGGCGCATGTGGCAGAACGGGATCCATCAGGCGATTGAAGCCAAAGAGGGCCTGGAAATCACGACTCCCACCAAAATCGGCGCACAAACTACCGTGCAGGAACTGTTTGCCCGCTATCCCCGGATGGCAGGTATGACGGGTACCGCTGAATCCGCGACCAGCGAACTGAAAAAAGTCTTCTCGACTCCCGTCATCAGCATTCCCACCAATCGCCCCTCCCGACGTGAGCTGCACCCGGAGCAGATTTTTATGACAGCGGAAGAGAAATGGAAGGCCGTCGTACAGGAGACCGCAGAGATGCATCGCCTGGGCAGACCTGTTCTGATTGGTACACGATCGGTGAACCTGTCGAATGAGCTCTCCGCTCTGCTGCTGCAGAAGGGACTGGAGCATGAAGTCCTGCATGCTTTAAATCATGAAAATGAAGCAGCCATCATCAAAGAGGCAGGTCAGCCAGGCCGAATCACCGTCGCGACCAATATGGCGGGTCGCGGGACTGATATTCTGCTGGGTGAAGAAGTCTCGGAGCGCGGCGGGCTGCATGTGATCTGCTCTGAACTCCATGAATCGGCGCGGATTGACCGGCAGCTTACAGGCCGGGCCGCACGCCAGGGAGATCCTGGCAGCGCACGGATCTTTGTTTCACTGGAGGATGACATTCTGAGAGCCGGCCTGGACTCCGAAGCAGTTGAAGAACTCACCGCAAAGTTTCAAGGCGGCATTCATGATCGGAAAACCGTACTGCGTGCCTTTTATCTGGCACAGCAGCGGATCGAAAAACGTCATGAGCTACAGCGAATTGAACTGGTCAAGCGAATCCAGGAACGCCGCGAGATGCTGCATAAGATGGGACAGCACGCGAACCTGGATGCACTTTAAGAATGAACTCCGAGTTCACTCTGTGGAATAAGTGGTTGCTCTGATTTCCATGCCTTTGGGAAATCGTTCTCTGGCAAACTGCAGATGTTTTACGAATGGCTGAACCAGCATTGCCGGCAGGAAGAGTAAATCTCCAATCAGGGCAGTTGTCAGCAGAGCCAGCATCATCCAGGCAAAGCGTTGTGTCGGAATGAAATCACTGAAGGCAAAGACCAGTAGACCCAGTCCACAGATAAAGGTGGTGTGAATCATCGCACGACCGCAGTGTTTCATAGCAGATCGAACCGCCTGTTCGCTGCTCTGGTTCAATCCCTTTTCACGACGAAACCATGAGAGAAAATGCAAGGTGTCGTCGATGGCAATTCCCAGCGCAACACTGGCCGTCATGACGGCACCGATATCGAGGGGAATATCCAGCCAGCCCATAATCCCGAACACAACCACAATCGGAAAAATGTTAGGCAGCATGCTGAGCAGGCCGGTCACTATACTGCGCTGGACGATGATAATCATCAGCGCTACCAGTATAAATGCAGTCAGAAAGCTCCAGGTGAGATCCTGCAAAATCAACTGTTGTACGGTATGAATCAGCGGCATGATTCCGGTGTAGTACGCAGTCAGATGCACGCCTTGAGCTTCATATTCCTGCAAGGCAGGCTGCAAGGTTGACTTGAGAGTAGCCAGGGCGGCACCGTAATCCACTTTTCCCAATGCAGGGACGCGGGCACTGATCCGCCATGATTCTCTGCCGCCGTTATCAGACAGATAGACAGAGCTGATCACCGCATCGCGATTCTCCTGTAATTTTTTATTCGTCACCACTTTTCGGAAGATCGATTCGAAGCCTTTATGCTCAACCGGATTGGGTCCAAATGTCGCTGCCGACATGGTACCGGTATAGCCGTCGATATTATCGATGGTCTGTTCAATTTCGTCGATGATTCGCAAACGCTGCAGAAACGTTTTTTTGCAGTCTTTATCGAATTCGATAATCACCTCGACCGGAATCAGCGGTCCCATGCGATCTTCGTTAAACTGATAATCGCTGAGCACCTGACTTCCGGGTGGAAACAGAGAGGGTACATCGACGGAGGAACGGATTGAGAGCAATCCATACGCCGAGACTGCCATCAGCAGAACCAGAGAGAGGAAGACAGGGGCGGAATATTGTTCTAACAAGCGAGGAATGTTTTCCAGCCATGCCGAGATGCGTGTGAAATAGCGGGGAGTGTGGCTGGTTTGTCCTTCGCGGTTCATTTTTAAGATCTGTTGAGGCGGCCAGAGTTGCATGGCTCCGGGCAGCAACAGCAACAGCACACCCAGGGTAATCAGTAAGCCGACGGAGGCGATCAGACCAAACAGCGCGATCGGACTGATCTGGCTGACCATCAGTGAACCCAGACCCACTGCGGTCGTTACTGCTGCCAGCAGGCAGGGATACCAGCCTTTGGCAAATCCATTGCGAACGGCGGCTTCTGCTTCTGCTTTAGATTTTGCGTTGGTGGAGAATAATTCGTCGTAGTAGTAATTCACCAAATGCACACCGGCAGAAATCGTAAGCACAAAAACCAGTGAAGGTGTAATGATCAGCACGGCATCCAGCGAATACCCCATGTAATAGACCATCGCCAGTACCAGTCCCTGACCGAAGAGTCCGGCCAGTAGAATCGTACCAGTCAGCATCCAGGAGCGAATGCAGAACCAGCACAATACTGTTGCCAGTACGGCTGACAGGGCGCCAAACAGGTTGACACTATGGATGCTTGCCTGATCGATGGCGACCCCGTCCACGGGAGGTCCGGTAATATGAAATTCTTCACGGGGGAGCTGGCAGACTTCTTCCGCCACATCCAGAACATGATTAATGGACTGCGTCCGTAATTCATTACCCCGATAAGTTAAAATAATGACGGCACAGCTGTCTTCGAGATTTTTCCCGACCAGTACACCCTGCAGCCGCTCCAGAGCTTCTTCACGCGGCAGTTTGAGGGGAGGCGCTGTCAGAGAATTAAGAGTGCCAGCGCCACTGACAATGCGGTCGAACAGCGTTTCGTGCGTTTCGCCAAAATCGGTGGCGCGCG
The sequence above is a segment of the Gimesia algae genome. Coding sequences within it:
- a CDS encoding preprotein translocase subunit SecA; its protein translation is MANFLTSLTNRIRGFLLTGENEIPSLWWDMIDQIQSLRDGYHSASESQLFDEWHSLRYRVQSGESLTNLLPEAFALVSEQMQRHLGITPYPVQYLGAFAMHEGAIAEMQTGEGKTLTAALVLCLNALPEAGIHIATANDYLAERDAAWLSPVYHSLGMTVGVITSDSSKSERRDAYDCDITYSTAREFGFDYLRDLLSIPNHKMSINTRRQQLFGRQPDKTAKLLVNPRAPYMVIIDEADSILIDEARTPLIIGQQDSGDESQLKSVCQWGASHTTRLTADEHYIDHGPQRGMELTEAGRRIVREMLLEQGAPASLDTGTAYLASERALRVQNYFHNGREYVVHEGKVAIVDEFTGRIAEGRMWQNGIHQAIEAKEGLEITTPTKIGAQTTVQELFARYPRMAGMTGTAESATSELKKVFSTPVISIPTNRPSRRELHPEQIFMTAEEKWKAVVQETAEMHRLGRPVLIGTRSVNLSNELSALLLQKGLEHEVLHALNHENEAAIIKEAGQPGRITVATNMAGRGTDILLGEEVSERGGLHVICSELHESARIDRQLTGRAARQGDPGSARIFVSLEDDILRAGLDSEAVEELTAKFQGGIHDRKTVLRAFYLAQQRIEKRHELQRIELVKRIQERREMLHKMGQHANLDAL
- a CDS encoding efflux RND transporter permease subunit, translating into MTVSKPHYIRRYLITVVLLVLITPFLIYGAHKSVESMSIAPEKWAPDFMQSRQNYDQFSKDFESNDLILISWPGCTVDDPRLIEFEKQINAARATDFGETHETLFDRIVSGAGTLNSLTAPPLKLPREEALERLQGVLVGKNLEDSCAVIILTYRGNELRTQSINHVLDVAEEVCQLPREEFHITGPPVDGVAIDQASIHSVNLFGALSAVLATVLCWFCIRSWMLTGTILLAGLFGQGLVLAMVYYMGYSLDAVLIITPSLVFVLTISAGVHLVNYYYDELFSTNAKSKAEAEAAVRNGFAKGWYPCLLAAVTTAVGLGSLMVSQISPIALFGLIASVGLLITLGVLLLLLPGAMQLWPPQQILKMNREGQTSHTPRYFTRISAWLENIPRLLEQYSAPVFLSLVLLMAVSAYGLLSIRSSVDVPSLFPPGSQVLSDYQFNEDRMGPLIPVEVIIEFDKDCKKTFLQRLRIIDEIEQTIDNIDGYTGTMSAATFGPNPVEHKGFESIFRKVVTNKKLQENRDAVISSVYLSDNGGRESWRISARVPALGKVDYGAALATLKSTLQPALQEYEAQGVHLTAYYTGIMPLIHTVQQLILQDLTWSFLTAFILVALMIIIVQRSIVTGLLSMLPNIFPIVVVFGIMGWLDIPLDIGAVMTASVALGIAIDDTLHFLSWFRREKGLNQSSEQAVRSAMKHCGRAMIHTTFICGLGLLVFAFSDFIPTQRFAWMMLALLTTALIGDLLFLPAMLVQPFVKHLQFARERFPKGMEIRATTYSTE